A single window of Halotalea alkalilenta DNA harbors:
- a CDS encoding IS1182 family transposase (programmed frameshift) — MLREPSPHQHQLEMVTLEELVPSDHLLRHIDATLDFSFIRDKVRHLYCADNGRPALDPVMLFKALFIGYLFGVRSERQLMREIQVNVAYRWFLGLSLTDKVPDASTISQNRRRRFSDNTIHQEIFDTVVEQAIVQGLVGGEVLYTDSTHLKANANKTRFVREQVQRSTAGYLDALDDAVEEDRAKHGKKHTPRAAVTETVEKKISTTDPDSGYMVRDGKPTGFFYLDHRTVDGRCAIITDTYVTPANVADSTPYLARLDHQCQRFDLAPLAVGLDAGYFTAALCQGIEERDLYGVIGYRRPNKREGYLPKRAFVYEAEQDAYLCPERHGLIYATTDRHGYRHYRSDPAICRHCPRLTSCTRSANHTKLVTRHVWEDAKERIESHRLSDYGRGLYKRRKETVERSFADAKQLHGHRYARMRGLARVREQCLLAAACQNLKKMALARMRRLFSSIFGAWSVVQRRCEALMSAMTVIYRFPGYLHAKWVV, encoded by the exons GTGCTGCGAGAGCCCTCTCCTCATCAACATCAGCTCGAAATGGTCACGCTTGAAGAGCTGGTGCCGTCTGATCACCTGCTGCGTCACATCGACGCCACCCTCGATTTCTCCTTCATCCGCGACAAGGTCCGCCATCTCTACTGCGCCGATAATGGCCGCCCCGCGCTCGATCCCGTCATGCTGTTCAAGGCCTTGTTCATCGGCTACTTGTTCGGGGTGCGCAGCGAACGCCAATTGATGCGTGAGATCCAGGTCAACGTCGCCTATCGCTGGTTTCTCGGTCTCAGCCTGACCGACAAGGTGCCGGATGCCTCGACGATCAGCCAGAACCGACGACGACGCTTCAGCGATAACACCATCCATCAGGAGATTTTCGACACCGTGGTCGAACAGGCCATCGTGCAAGGACTGGTGGGCGGTGAAGTGCTTTATACCGACAGCACGCACCTCAAGGCGAACGCCAACAAGACGCGCTTCGTACGCGAGCAGGTTCAGCGGAGCACCGCCGGCTATCTCGATGCCCTGGATGACGCCGTCGAGGAGGATCGTGCCAAGCACGGAAAAAAGCAC ACGCCACGTGCCGCAGTCACCGAGACGGTCGAGAAGAAGATCAGCACTACCGACCCCGACAGTGGCTACATGGTGCGAGATGGCAAACCCACCGGCTTTTTCTACCTCGATCACCGTACCGTCGATGGCCGATGCGCGATCATCACCGATACCTACGTGACTCCTGCCAACGTGGCGGATAGCACGCCTTATCTCGCGCGGCTCGACCACCAATGCCAACGTTTCGATCTAGCGCCGCTCGCGGTGGGATTAGACGCTGGGTATTTCACCGCCGCCCTTTGCCAAGGCATCGAAGAACGCGATCTCTATGGCGTCATCGGTTACCGCCGTCCTAATAAACGTGAGGGCTATCTGCCCAAGCGGGCCTTCGTTTACGAGGCCGAGCAGGATGCCTATCTCTGTCCAGAGCGACACGGGCTGATCTACGCCACCACCGACCGCCATGGTTATCGGCACTACCGCAGTGACCCTGCCATTTGTCGGCACTGCCCACGACTGACTTCCTGCACGAGAAGCGCCAATCACACCAAGCTGGTGACCCGGCACGTCTGGGAGGACGCCAAGGAGCGTATCGAGAGCCACCGGTTGAGCGACTATGGGCGAGGGCTCTACAAGCGACGAAAGGAGACGGTGGAGCGAAGCTTCGCCGATGCCAAACAGCTACACGGCCATCGCTACGCTCGGATGCGGGGGCTGGCTCGGGTGAGAGAGCAGTGTCTGCTCGCCGCAGCCTGCCAAAACCTGAAGAAGATGGCCTTGGCGCGGATGCGCCGGCTATTTTCATCCATTTTTGGGGCCTGGAGCGTTGTTCAACGGCGCTGTGAGGCGTTGATGAGCGCCATGACCGTCATCTACCGATTCCCTGGGTATCTGCACGCAAAGTGGGTGGTTTGA